The following proteins are co-located in the Xiphophorus maculatus strain JP 163 A chromosome 8, X_maculatus-5.0-male, whole genome shotgun sequence genome:
- the mbd2 gene encoding methyl-CpG-binding domain protein 2 encodes MERKKTDCPALPPGWKKEEVIRKSGLSAGKSDVYYYSPTGKKFRSKPQLARYLGNAVDLACFDFRTGKMMPGKLQKNKQRFRHDAQNLAKGGKPDLNTALPIRQTASIFKQPVTKVTSHPGNKVKTDLQRAVEQPRQLFWEKRLTGLRSSDITEQVLRSMDLPKGLQGIGPDADDDVLLSAIASALHMSSAPITGQTSAAAEKNPAIWLNTTQPLCKPFTVTDEQIRDQELKVFQARRSLEEALTADGLARAAENSRELLQGKTA; translated from the exons atggagaggaagaagacGGACTGTCCGGCGCTGCCGCCCGGCTGGAAGAAGGAGGAAGTGATCAGGAAGTCCGGGCTGAGCGCCGGAAAGAGCGACGTCTACTACTACAG TCCGACAGGGAAAAAGTTCCGGAGCAAGCCGCAGCTGGCCCGTTACCTGGGCAACGCCGTGGACCTGGCCTGCTTCGACTTCCGGACCGGGAAGATGATGCCCGGAAAACTGCAGAAGAACAAGCAGCGGTTCCGACACGACGCACAGAACCTGGCCAAG GGAGGCAAACCGGACCTGAACACGGCTCTGCCCATCAGACAGACGGCGTCCATCTTCAAACAGCCCGTTACCAAGGTTACCAGTCACCCTGGAAACAAGGTGAAGACGGACCTGCAGAGAGCCGTGGAGCAGCCGCGACAG CTGTTCTGGGAGAAGCGTCTGACGGGCCTGCGGTCGTCGGACATCACAGAGCAGGTTCTGCGCAGCATGGACCTGCCCAAAGGCCTGCAAG GCATCGGGCCGGACGCCGACGACGACGTCCTGCTGTCGGCCATCGCCAGCGCCCTGCACATGAGCTCGGCGCCGATCACGGGTCAGACGTCGGCGGCGGCCGAGAAGAACCCGGCCATCTGGCTGAACACGACCCAGCCGCTCTGCAAGCCCTTCACCGTGACGGACGAGCAGATCCG GGATCAGGAGCTGAAGGTGTTCCAGGCCCGCCGCAGCCTGGAGGAGGCGCTGACGGCCGACGGCTTAGCCAGAGCCGCCGAAAACTCCCGGGAACTGCTGCAGGGAAAGACGGCCTAA
- the lyz gene encoding lysozyme C produces MKVLVVLAVLLLAAVLVDGRVFERCQWARTMKNYGMDGYWGISLANWMCLTYSESSYNTTAVNHNRDKSTDYGIFQINSRWWCNDTRIRTANGCHIMCEQLLSDDVGVAISCAKRVVRDPQGIAAWVGWRTHCKNQDVSKYLDGCGLDSSFL; encoded by the exons ATgaaggttctggtggttctggcgGTTCTGCTGCTGGCGGCGGTTCTGGTGGACGGCAGAGTGTTTGAGCGGTGCCAGTGGGCCCGAACCATGAAGAACTACGGGATGGACGGGTACTGGGGCATCAGCCTGGCCAACT GGATGTGTCTGACTTACTCTGAGTCGAGCTACAACACTACGGCAGTCAACCACAACCGGGACAAATCCACCGACTACGGCATCTTCCAGATCAACAGCCGCTGGTGGTGCAACGACACCCGGATCAGAACCGCCAACGGATGTCACATCATGTGTGAAC AGCTGCTGAGTGACGATGTGGGCGTGGCCATCAGCTGTGCGAAGCGTGTGGTCAGGGATCCCCAGGGCATCGCCGCCTG GGTGGGCTGGAGGACGCACTGCAAAAACCAGGATGTGAGTAAATATTTGGACGGATGCGGCCTGGATTCCTCATTTCTTTAA